In a single window of the Ignavibacteria bacterium genome:
- the dnaB gene encoding replicative DNA helicase, with protein sequence MAKSKMLDLKQDQEIKIFEGKIPPHSKDMEIGVIGSLIMDNRLIDELISILQPKHFYSMHNSMIYRAIIELRDRNEPVDLLTLTEELRIRSELEAVGGPAYLSQVIEFIGTKESIVSWANTIVDHWIRRELILLTYYLTEQSFDVSNHTQSLLDSAQQKIFEVTGYFQKKNYTNIQDEVRDTMEYVETIHERHEKGATVFGVPTGYDELDALTGGFQKSELIIIAGRPSHGKTALALNFARNAAVDHGKNIGIFSIEMSNRELALRFICLESKVDIAKLKTGRLPESDWAKIAKQTPRLMSSKINVIIDDSSPLSLLELRSKARRMKALQNIDMVMIDYLQLMEVSNKGNLDRHLEIAYITRGLKQLAKELDIPVVALSQLSRKVEERAGKEKRPQLSDLRESGAIEQDADVVIFINRPDIYISKDDPKFHEVQGLAEVIVGKQRNGPIGEAKLTFIHNYAMFANRAKDAEPSYYAPQDAPF encoded by the coding sequence ATGGCTAAATCTAAAATGCTTGATCTTAAGCAAGATCAAGAGATTAAAATATTTGAAGGGAAAATACCTCCACATTCCAAGGATATGGAAATTGGAGTTATTGGCTCATTAATAATGGATAATCGATTAATAGACGAATTAATATCTATATTGCAACCGAAACATTTCTATTCAATGCATAATTCAATGATATATAGAGCAATTATTGAGTTAAGGGATAGAAATGAACCAGTTGATTTATTAACTCTTACAGAGGAATTAAGAATTAGATCAGAATTAGAAGCAGTTGGTGGTCCAGCTTATTTATCTCAAGTTATTGAGTTCATTGGTACTAAAGAAAGTATAGTTTCATGGGCTAATACAATTGTTGATCATTGGATAAGGAGAGAGTTAATATTATTAACTTATTATCTAACTGAACAATCTTTTGATGTTTCTAATCATACGCAATCACTTTTGGATTCAGCACAGCAGAAGATATTTGAAGTTACAGGTTATTTCCAAAAGAAAAATTATACAAATATTCAAGATGAGGTACGTGATACAATGGAGTACGTGGAAACTATCCACGAACGCCATGAAAAAGGCGCTACTGTATTTGGTGTGCCTACCGGGTATGATGAGCTTGACGCTTTAACAGGCGGATTCCAGAAATCAGAGCTGATTATCATTGCCGGCAGGCCATCACATGGAAAAACCGCGCTCGCATTGAATTTCGCACGTAATGCAGCGGTTGATCACGGCAAAAATATCGGCATATTTTCAATTGAAATGAGTAACCGCGAGCTTGCCTTAAGGTTTATTTGCCTGGAGTCAAAAGTGGATATCGCAAAGCTTAAAACAGGCAGGCTTCCGGAATCAGACTGGGCTAAAATTGCCAAGCAGACACCAAGGCTTATGAGCAGTAAAATTAATGTTATAATTGATGATTCTTCACCGCTCAGCCTGCTTGAGCTGCGTTCCAAAGCACGCAGAATGAAAGCGCTGCAGAATATAGATATGGTAATGATAGATTACCTGCAGCTTATGGAAGTTTCAAACAAGGGAAACCTTGACAGGCATCTCGAAATTGCATATATAACAAGGGGTTTAAAGCAGCTGGCAAAGGAACTTGATATCCCCGTTGTTGCGTTATCCCAGTTAAGCCGTAAAGTTGAAGAGCGCGCAGGCAAAGAAAAACGCCCGCAGCTATCAGATCTAAGGGAATCAGGTGCAATTGAACAGGATGCTGACGTTGTTATATTTATTAACAGACCCGATATATATATCAGCAAAGATGACCCCAAGTTCCATGAAGTTCAGGGTCTGGCTGAAGTAATAGTCGGCAAACAGCGTAACGGTCCCATTGGCGAAGCCAAGCTGACGTTCATTCACAATTATGCTATGTTTGCCAATCGCGCTAAAGATGCAGAGCCTTCATATTACGCTCCGCAGGATGCGCCATTCTAA